The Bacteroides acidifaciens genome includes a region encoding these proteins:
- a CDS encoding dihydroorotase, producing the protein MKRTLIQNAVIVNEGRKVLGSVVIENEIIAEILVGDEKTTIPCDEIIDATGCYLLPGAIDEHVHFRDPGLTHKADITTESHAAAAGGVTSIMDMPNTNPQTTTLEALNEKLALLGEKSVVNYSCYFGATNNNYTQFAQLDKHRVCGVKLFMGSSTGNMLVDRMASLRNIFGGTDLLIAAHCEDQGIIKENTDKYKKEYGDDVPLALHPVIRSEEACFRSSELAVQLAREANARLHIMHISTAKELSLFSDAPLAEKRITAEACVSHLLFTENDYGTLGARIKCNPAIKTAEDRKALQEAVNSGLIDAIATDHAPHLLSEKEGGALKAMSGMPMIQFSLVSMLELVDKGVFSIEKVVEKMAHAPAQMYQINNRGFIHKGYQADLVLVRPDSEWTVTADCILSKCKWSPLEGRTLHWKVEKTFVNGHLLYNNGEIDERYRGQELFFER; encoded by the coding sequence ATGAAACGTACACTGATTCAAAATGCCGTTATTGTAAACGAAGGAAGAAAAGTTCTGGGCTCTGTCGTAATAGAAAATGAGATTATCGCCGAAATATTAGTAGGCGACGAGAAAACAACCATACCTTGTGACGAAATTATAGACGCGACCGGATGCTACCTATTGCCGGGCGCCATCGACGAACATGTTCATTTCCGTGATCCCGGGTTGACTCATAAAGCGGATATTACCACAGAAAGCCATGCCGCGGCAGCCGGTGGTGTCACTTCCATCATGGATATGCCGAATACAAATCCACAGACAACTACTTTGGAAGCCTTGAATGAAAAACTCGCTTTATTGGGCGAGAAGTCTGTTGTCAACTATTCCTGCTACTTCGGAGCGACCAATAACAACTACACCCAGTTTGCGCAACTGGATAAGCATCGTGTTTGTGGCGTGAAATTATTTATGGGTTCGAGTACCGGGAATATGTTGGTAGACCGCATGGCCAGCCTGCGCAATATATTCGGCGGAACTGATTTGCTCATCGCTGCCCACTGCGAAGACCAGGGAATCATCAAAGAGAATACGGATAAATATAAAAAGGAATACGGTGACGATGTACCATTGGCTCTCCATCCTGTAATCAGGTCGGAAGAGGCTTGTTTCCGTTCTTCCGAACTGGCTGTGCAACTGGCACGCGAAGCAAACGCCCGCCTGCACATCATGCACATTTCCACAGCCAAAGAACTAAGCCTGTTCTCTGACGCTCCTTTGGCGGAAAAGAGAATTACGGCAGAAGCCTGTGTTTCCCATCTGCTCTTTACGGAAAATGACTACGGGACACTCGGTGCACGCATCAAGTGTAACCCTGCCATCAAGACGGCAGAAGACCGGAAGGCCTTGCAGGAGGCTGTCAACAGTGGCTTGATTGATGCCATCGCAACCGACCATGCCCCGCACTTGCTAAGCGAGAAAGAAGGTGGGGCTTTAAAGGCCATGTCCGGTATGCCAATGATACAATTCTCGTTAGTCAGCATGTTGGAACTTGTGGATAAGGGAGTATTCTCTATTGAAAAGGTAGTGGAAAAGATGGCTCATGCACCGGCTCAAATGTACCAAATCAATAATCGCGGATTCATTCATAAGGGATATCAGGCAGACCTTGTACTGGTACGCCCCGACTCTGAATGGACGGTAACGGCAGACTGTATTTTAAGCAAATGCAAATGGAGTCCGTTAGAAGGACGCACCTTGCACTGGAAAGTGGAGAAAACATTTGTAAACGGACATCTGTTATACAATAACGGAGAAATAGACGAGAGATATCGCGGACAAGAGTTATTCTTTGAACGCTAA
- a CDS encoding vitamin B12 dependent-methionine synthase activation domain-containing protein has product MILSYKIHSVSPYINWIYFFHAWGFQPRFAAIANIHGCDSCRAMWLTTFPEEERSKASEAMQLFKEANRMLDSLDQDYEVKTIFKLCKANSDGDNLLIEKGKDQFITFPLLRQQTPKRDGSPFVCLSDFIRPLSSGIPDTIGAFASSIDADMEGLYEQDPYKHLLVQTLSDRLAEAATEKMHEYVRKEAWGYAKDENLSMADLLVEKYQGIRPAVGYPSLPDQSVNFLLDELLDMKQIGISLTENGAMYPHASVCGLMFAHPSAEYFSVGKIGEDQLEDYARRRGKSVEEIRKFLAANLQ; this is encoded by the coding sequence ATGATTTTATCCTACAAAATACATTCTGTCAGCCCTTACATCAACTGGATTTACTTTTTCCACGCATGGGGCTTTCAACCACGTTTCGCAGCCATCGCCAACATTCACGGATGCGATTCCTGCCGTGCTATGTGGTTGACTACCTTTCCCGAAGAAGAGCGCAGCAAAGCTTCCGAAGCCATGCAACTATTCAAAGAAGCAAACCGGATGTTGGACTCTCTCGACCAGGATTATGAAGTGAAAACAATCTTCAAACTCTGCAAGGCAAATTCTGACGGAGATAATCTGCTGATTGAAAAGGGAAAAGACCAATTTATCACCTTTCCCTTGCTTCGCCAGCAAACACCTAAAAGAGACGGTAGTCCTTTCGTTTGCCTGAGTGACTTCATCCGTCCATTATCTTCCGGTATCCCGGATACCATAGGAGCTTTTGCCTCTTCCATCGACGCGGATATGGAAGGATTATATGAACAGGACCCTTATAAACATTTACTTGTACAAACCCTCTCCGACCGCCTTGCGGAAGCTGCTACGGAAAAAATGCACGAATATGTACGTAAAGAAGCATGGGGTTACGCTAAAGACGAAAACCTGAGTATGGCAGATTTATTAGTTGAAAAATACCAAGGCATCCGTCCTGCCGTCGGTTACCCCTCTTTGCCCGATCAGTCCGTCAACTTCCTACTGGATGAACTGCTGGACATGAAACAGATAGGTATTTCGCTGACTGAGAACGGAGCCATGTATCCTCACGCTTCTGTTTGCGGACTTATGTTCGCCCACCCGTCTGCCGAGTACTTCTCCGTCGGCAAGATTGGAGAAGACCAGCTCGAAGATTATGCCCGACGCCGGGGAAAGAGTGTGGAAGAAATCCGTAAATTCCTGGCAGCCAATTTACAATAG
- a CDS encoding sulfurtransferase TusA family protein encodes MITVDTRGTTAYSPLIPAIKAMCGTSPGETIEIIMNHADAFQDLKEYLSEQGIGFREIYDGEQMTLEFTINKKF; translated from the coding sequence ATGATTACGGTAGATACTCGCGGAACGACAGCTTACAGCCCGCTGATTCCAGCAATCAAAGCCATGTGTGGCACTTCTCCCGGTGAAACGATAGAGATTATTATGAACCATGCCGACGCATTCCAGGATTTGAAAGAATATCTTTCCGAGCAAGGTATCGGTTTCCGCGAAATCTACGACGGAGAACAAATGACATTAGAGTTCACAATCAATAAGAAGTTTTGA
- the mfd gene encoding transcription-repair coupling factor, which yields MTITELQQQYAAHPNTAVMKRLLKDTSVQTIFCGGLCASAASLFSSVLVQEGGCPFVFVLGDLEEAGYFYHDLTQILGAETVLFFPSSFRRSIKYGQKDAANEILRTEVLSRLQKGEKGLCIVTYPDALAEKVVSRKELSNKTLKLNVGEKVDTTFITDVLHSYGFEYVDYVYEPGQYAVRGSIIDVFSFASEYPYRIDFFGDEVESVRTFEVETQLSREKKDGVSIVPDLAVTGEVTTSFLDFIPKETTLAMRDFLWLRERIQAVHDDALTPQAIAVQEAEENGGITLEGKLIDGSEFTVRALDFRRLEFGNKPTGTPNASITFSTSAQPIFHKNFDLVASSFKDYLEKGYSLYICSDSTKQTERIKAIFEDRGDKIQFTAVERTIHEGFVDNTLRLCIFTDHQLFDRFHKYNLKSDKARSGKVALSLKELNQFTPGDYVVHTDHGIGRFSGLVRIPNGDTTQEVLKLVFQNEDVVFVSIHSLHKVSKYKGKEGEAPRLNKLGTGAWEKLKERTKSKIKDIARDLIKLYSQRRQEKGFSYSPDSFLQRELEASFIYEDTPDQSKATVEVKADMESDRPMDRLVCGDVGFGKTEVAVRAAFKAVADNKQVAVLVPTTVLAYQHFQTFRERLKGLPCRVDYLSRARTAAQSKAVLKGLKEGEIGILIGTHRILGKDVQFKDLGLLIVDEEQKFGVSVKEKLRQLKVNVDTLTMTATPIPRTLQFSLMGARDLSVISTPPPNRYPIQTEVHTFNEEVITDAINFEMSRNGQVFFVNNRIANLPELKAMIERHIPDCRVTIGHGQMEPSQLEKIILDFVNYDYDVLLATTIIESGIDIPNANTIIINQAQNFGLSDLHQMRGRVGRSNKKAFCYLLAPPLSSLTTEGKRRLQAIENFSDLGSGIHIAMQDLDIRGAGNLLGAEQSGFVADLGYETYQKILSEAVHELKNDEFADLYADEIKGEGQISGEGFVDECQVESDLELLLPANYVTGSSERMLLYRELDGLTLDKDVDAFRSRLEDRFGPVPPETQELLRIVPLRRLAARLGAEKIFLKGGRMTLFFVSNPDSPFYQSQAFGKVIDYMMKYTRRCDLREQNGKRSMLIKDVSNVETAVSVLQEIVALPVKDK from the coding sequence ATGACAATAACTGAGTTGCAACAACAATATGCTGCCCACCCCAATACGGCAGTTATGAAGCGCTTGTTGAAGGACACCTCTGTCCAGACTATCTTTTGTGGCGGACTGTGTGCATCTGCCGCTTCCCTTTTTTCTTCTGTGTTGGTACAAGAGGGCGGTTGCCCGTTTGTATTTGTTTTAGGCGACCTTGAAGAAGCCGGATATTTCTATCATGACCTGACGCAGATATTGGGTGCGGAGACAGTGCTTTTCTTTCCCTCCTCCTTCCGTCGTTCCATCAAGTATGGGCAGAAAGACGCAGCGAATGAGATTCTTCGTACCGAAGTACTGAGCCGTTTGCAGAAAGGGGAGAAAGGCTTGTGCATTGTAACTTATCCGGATGCGTTGGCAGAAAAAGTCGTATCCCGCAAGGAACTGAGCAACAAGACGTTGAAACTGAACGTCGGCGAGAAAGTGGACACCACATTTATAACGGACGTTTTGCATAGCTACGGCTTTGAATATGTGGATTATGTATATGAACCGGGACAATACGCCGTTCGCGGAAGCATTATCGACGTCTTTTCTTTTGCTTCGGAGTATCCCTATCGTATCGACTTCTTTGGCGATGAAGTGGAGAGTGTCCGCACCTTTGAAGTAGAAACCCAATTATCCCGTGAGAAGAAAGACGGAGTATCTATTGTGCCCGATTTGGCAGTGACCGGAGAGGTGACCACCTCTTTCCTGGATTTTATCCCGAAAGAGACAACTTTGGCAATGCGTGATTTCCTTTGGTTGCGTGAGCGGATACAGGCAGTGCACGACGATGCACTGACACCGCAGGCGATAGCCGTTCAGGAAGCCGAAGAGAACGGAGGGATTACACTGGAAGGAAAACTGATAGACGGCAGTGAATTTACGGTACGTGCACTTGATTTCCGTCGGTTGGAGTTTGGAAACAAGCCGACCGGCACGCCGAATGCCAGTATCACTTTCAGCACTTCCGCCCAACCAATCTTTCATAAGAATTTCGATTTAGTGGCAAGTTCCTTCAAGGATTATCTGGAGAAAGGATATTCGCTTTACATATGTAGTGACAGCACGAAGCAGACGGAGCGTATCAAAGCTATTTTCGAGGATCGTGGTGACAAGATACAGTTCACCGCTGTGGAGCGTACCATTCACGAAGGATTTGTTGACAACACTTTGCGTCTTTGCATCTTTACGGACCATCAACTGTTCGACCGTTTCCATAAATACAATCTGAAGAGCGATAAGGCACGTTCGGGAAAAGTGGCTCTTTCCTTGAAAGAATTGAACCAATTTACTCCGGGCGATTATGTCGTGCATACGGATCATGGCATCGGGCGTTTTTCCGGTTTGGTGCGTATTCCGAATGGGGACACTACGCAGGAAGTATTGAAACTGGTCTTTCAGAATGAAGATGTTGTATTTGTCTCTATACACTCCCTGCATAAGGTTTCTAAATATAAAGGAAAAGAAGGCGAAGCCCCTCGGCTGAATAAATTGGGCACGGGTGCATGGGAGAAACTGAAAGAGCGCACGAAGAGCAAAATAAAGGACATAGCCCGTGATTTGATAAAGCTGTATTCGCAACGCCGGCAGGAAAAGGGATTCTCATATAGTCCCGACAGTTTCTTGCAGCGCGAATTGGAAGCATCCTTTATTTATGAAGACACGCCCGATCAGAGCAAAGCGACTGTCGAAGTCAAGGCCGATATGGAAAGCGACCGTCCGATGGACCGTTTGGTTTGTGGAGACGTAGGTTTCGGAAAAACAGAAGTTGCTGTCCGTGCCGCCTTCAAAGCAGTGGCCGATAATAAGCAGGTAGCTGTCCTGGTGCCGACAACGGTACTTGCCTATCAGCATTTCCAGACATTCCGCGAGCGTCTGAAAGGATTGCCATGCCGGGTGGATTATCTCAGCCGCGCACGTACGGCAGCACAGTCCAAAGCAGTTCTGAAAGGATTGAAAGAAGGAGAAATCGGCATCCTTATCGGCACGCACCGTATCTTGGGAAAAGATGTGCAGTTCAAAGACCTGGGGCTGCTGATAGTTGACGAAGAGCAGAAGTTCGGAGTTTCCGTAAAAGAAAAGCTGCGTCAGCTAAAAGTGAATGTAGATACATTGACAATGACCGCCACCCCGATTCCCCGTACACTTCAATTCTCATTGATGGGCGCGCGCGACCTGAGTGTTATTTCTACCCCGCCGCCCAACCGTTATCCGATTCAGACCGAAGTCCACACCTTCAATGAAGAAGTAATCACGGATGCCATTAATTTCGAGATGAGTCGTAACGGACAGGTTTTCTTCGTCAATAACCGGATTGCCAATCTGCCCGAATTAAAAGCGATGATTGAACGCCACATCCCGGACTGCCGTGTAACAATCGGGCATGGGCAGATGGAACCGTCGCAACTGGAGAAAATCATTTTAGACTTTGTCAACTATGATTATGATGTGCTTCTGGCAACAACTATCATTGAAAGTGGCATTGACATTCCGAATGCCAATACCATCATCATCAACCAGGCACAGAATTTCGGATTGAGCGACCTTCACCAGATGCGTGGCCGGGTGGGGCGCAGCAATAAGAAAGCCTTCTGTTATCTGCTGGCTCCGCCATTGAGTAGTCTTACGACAGAAGGAAAACGCCGGCTTCAGGCCATCGAGAACTTTAGCGACCTTGGAAGTGGAATCCATATTGCCATGCAGGATTTGGATATTCGTGGAGCAGGAAACCTGCTCGGTGCGGAACAAAGCGGGTTCGTGGCCGACTTGGGATATGAAACTTATCAGAAGATTCTTTCCGAAGCCGTCCATGAACTGAAGAACGACGAGTTTGCCGATTTATATGCCGATGAAATCAAGGGCGAAGGACAGATTAGCGGTGAAGGATTTGTGGACGAATGTCAGGTAGAGAGCGACCTTGAGCTGTTATTGCCAGCCAATTACGTAACCGGTAGCAGCGAACGCATGTTGCTCTATCGCGAACTGGACGGATTGACATTAGACAAAGACGTAGACGCTTTCCGCTCCCGCCTCGAAGACCGTTTCGGCCCTGTTCCGCCGGAAACGCAGGAGTTGTTGCGTATTGTACCTCTCCGCCGCCTCGCAGCACGTCTGGGAGCAGAAAAGATATTCCTGAAAGGCGGGCGCATGACCTTGTTCTTTGTATCCAATCCGGATAGTCCGTTCTACCAGAGCCAGGCTTTCGGTAAGGTGATAGACTATATGATGAAATATACCCGTCGTTGCGATTTGAGGGAACAGAATGGAAAACGGAGTATGCTGATTAAGGATGTGTCGAATGTAGAGACAGCAGTCAGTGTGCTGCAAGAGATTGTGGCATTGCCGGTAAAAGATAAATAG
- a CDS encoding RNA polymerase sigma factor: MRERITEAKKTIEQEFLSVIREYERVIYKVCYLYANPNAPLNDLYQDVILNLWKAFPKFRKECKISTWIYRIALNTCISFYRKEKNVPEIVSLTGEIDWTVEAHDPVNEMLRQLYRMINQLGQLDKSIILLYLEDKSYEEIAEITGLTVTNVATKLSRIKDKLKRMKKEE; the protein is encoded by the coding sequence ATGAGAGAACGAATAACAGAGGCAAAAAAAACTATTGAGCAAGAGTTCTTGTCGGTCATCCGCGAATACGAACGGGTAATCTACAAAGTGTGCTATCTGTATGCCAACCCCAATGCTCCTCTTAACGACCTATACCAGGACGTGATACTGAACCTTTGGAAAGCTTTTCCTAAATTCAGGAAGGAATGTAAAATCTCTACATGGATTTACCGCATTGCCCTTAATACCTGTATCAGCTTTTATCGAAAAGAAAAGAATGTACCGGAAATAGTCAGCCTCACCGGGGAAATAGATTGGACCGTCGAAGCACATGATCCGGTCAATGAAATGCTAAGGCAGCTCTATCGGATGATTAACCAACTGGGACAACTCGACAAATCAATAATCCTGCTCTATCTTGAGGATAAAAGTTATGAGGAAATCGCGGAAATCACCGGACTAACCGTTACGAACGTAGCGACCAAACTGAGCCGTATCAAGGATAAACTTAAAAGAATGAAAAAGGAGGAATAA
- a CDS encoding YgiQ family radical SAM protein, protein MKEYRLTDWLPTTKKEVELRGWNELDVILFSADAYVDHPSFGTAVIGRILEAEGLKIAIVPQPNWRDDLRDFKKLGRPRLFFGISGGCMDSMVNKYTANKRLRSEDAYTPDGRPDMRPDYPSTVYSQILKRLYPDVPVILGGIEASMRRLSHYDYWQDKVQKSILCDSGADLLIYGMGEKPIVDLTRKMKSLLPTEEASLTTNDFKKIIGTIPQTAYLCRETEWVSDAEDIQLYSHEECLTDKKKHASNFRHIEEESNKYAAARITQVVGNRVVIVNPPYPPMSQEDLDRSFDLPYTRLPHPKYKGKRIPAYDMIKFSINIHRGCFGGCAFCTISAHQGKFIVSRSKESILKEVKEVIQLPDFKGYLSDLGGPSANMYQMKGKDESICKKCKRPSCIHPKVCPNLNSDHRPLLDIYHAVDALPGIKKSFIGSGIRYDLLLHQSKDAAINRSTAEYTRELIVNHVSGRLKVAPEHTSAGVLSIMRKPSFEQFETFKKIFDRINREENLRQQLIPYFISSHPGCKEEDMAELAVITKRLDFHLEQVQDFTPTPMTVATETWYTGFHPHTLEPVFSAKTQREKLAQRQFFFWYKPEERKNIINELRRIGRSDLIDKLYGKGKEVERNKARGKR, encoded by the coding sequence ATGAAAGAATATCGATTGACCGACTGGTTACCCACTACTAAGAAAGAAGTAGAACTCCGCGGATGGAATGAATTGGATGTCATTCTCTTCAGCGCGGATGCTTATGTGGACCATCCATCTTTTGGCACTGCCGTTATCGGGCGTATTCTCGAAGCAGAAGGTTTGAAAATAGCCATCGTACCTCAACCTAATTGGCGTGATGACCTGCGTGATTTCAAAAAGCTGGGACGTCCCCGCCTGTTCTTTGGTATCTCCGGCGGATGCATGGACTCGATGGTAAACAAATATACCGCCAACAAACGGCTGCGCAGTGAGGATGCTTATACTCCCGACGGTCGTCCGGATATGCGTCCGGACTACCCTTCTACTGTTTACAGTCAAATTCTGAAAAGACTTTATCCCGATGTTCCCGTTATCTTAGGCGGCATTGAAGCCAGCATGAGGCGATTAAGCCATTATGACTATTGGCAGGACAAGGTACAAAAAAGCATTTTATGCGATAGTGGTGCAGACTTACTCATTTATGGAATGGGTGAAAAGCCGATTGTAGACTTAACCCGGAAAATGAAAAGTTTACTTCCAACAGAAGAAGCTTCATTAACTACCAACGACTTTAAAAAGATTATTGGAACAATCCCACAGACAGCCTATCTTTGCCGTGAGACAGAGTGGGTTTCCGATGCGGAAGATATCCAACTCTATTCACACGAAGAATGCCTGACGGATAAGAAAAAACACGCGAGCAATTTCCGGCACATTGAAGAAGAATCCAATAAATATGCGGCTGCACGTATCACGCAAGTTGTGGGTAATAGGGTTGTAATAGTCAATCCCCCTTATCCACCAATGAGCCAGGAAGATCTGGACCGTTCTTTCGATTTGCCATATACCCGCCTGCCGCATCCTAAATATAAGGGAAAGCGGATTCCCGCTTATGATATGATTAAGTTTTCCATCAATATTCATCGGGGATGCTTTGGTGGTTGTGCGTTCTGCACTATTTCCGCGCATCAGGGGAAATTTATCGTTAGCCGTAGTAAAGAGTCTATTCTGAAAGAAGTAAAAGAAGTTATCCAGTTGCCGGACTTCAAAGGATATTTAAGTGACTTGGGCGGCCCTTCCGCCAATATGTATCAGATGAAAGGGAAAGATGAATCTATCTGCAAAAAATGCAAGCGACCATCATGTATCCATCCGAAAGTTTGCCCTAACCTGAATTCGGATCATCGTCCGTTATTGGATATTTATCATGCGGTAGATGCTTTGCCCGGTATTAAGAAATCTTTTATCGGCAGTGGGATACGTTATGATCTGCTGCTTCATCAGAGTAAAGATGCAGCCATCAACCGCAGTACTGCCGAATATACCCGTGAGTTGATTGTCAATCACGTTAGCGGTCGTCTGAAAGTGGCTCCCGAACATACCAGTGCAGGTGTATTGTCGATAATGCGCAAACCATCCTTCGAACAGTTCGAAACATTCAAGAAGATATTCGACCGCATTAATAGGGAAGAGAATCTGCGCCAACAACTGATTCCTTATTTTATCTCTTCACACCCGGGTTGTAAGGAAGAAGATATGGCAGAACTCGCTGTTATCACCAAACGTTTGGACTTTCACCTGGAACAAGTACAGGACTTCACTCCTACTCCGATGACAGTAGCCACCGAAACATGGTACACGGGGTTTCATCCGCACACCTTGGAACCGGTATTCAGTGCTAAGACCCAACGGGAGAAACTAGCTCAACGGCAATTCTTCTTTTGGTATAAGCCGGAAGAACGCAAGAACATTATCAATGAATTGAGACGAATCGGGCGTTCGGACTTGATAGACAAATTATATGGAAAAGGAAAAGAAGTAGAAAGAAACAAAGCCAGAGGAAAAAGATAA
- a CDS encoding polyprenol monophosphomannose synthase: protein MQTSDSIVIIPTYNERENIENIIRAVFGLPKVFHILVIEDGSPDGTANIVKKLQQEFPERLFMIERKGKLGLGTAYIAGFKWALEHTYEYIFEMDADFSHNPNDLPRLYQACSEQGGDVSIGSRYVSGVNVVNWPMGRVLMSYFASKYVRFITGIPVHDTTAGFVCYRRQVLETIDLDHIRFKGYAFQIEMKFTAYKCGFKIIEVPVIFINRELGTSKMNSSIFGEAIFGVIKLKTNSWFHKFPQKK, encoded by the coding sequence ATGCAAACATCGGATAGCATCGTAATTATCCCTACCTATAACGAACGGGAGAACATAGAAAATATCATCCGCGCCGTTTTCGGACTTCCTAAAGTATTCCATATCCTGGTAATAGAGGACGGGTCTCCGGACGGAACGGCAAATATAGTAAAAAAACTGCAACAAGAATTTCCCGAACGCCTTTTCATGATTGAACGTAAAGGGAAACTGGGACTGGGAACCGCTTATATCGCCGGTTTCAAATGGGCACTGGAACATACATACGAATATATCTTCGAAATGGATGCCGACTTCAGCCATAACCCGAACGACCTCCCACGGCTGTATCAGGCTTGCTCGGAACAGGGTGGAGATGTGTCTATCGGCTCCCGTTATGTCAGCGGAGTGAACGTAGTGAACTGGCCAATGGGACGGGTACTGATGTCTTATTTCGCATCCAAATATGTGAGGTTTATCACAGGCATTCCCGTACACGACACCACCGCCGGATTCGTCTGTTACCGTCGCCAAGTATTGGAAACGATTGATTTAGACCATATCCGCTTCAAAGGATACGCTTTTCAGATTGAAATGAAATTCACCGCTTATAAATGTGGCTTTAAAATCATCGAAGTTCCCGTTATCTTCATCAACCGTGAACTGGGCACTTCCAAGATGAACAGCAGCATCTTCGGAGAGGCCATATTCGGTGTGATTAAATTAAAAACAAATAGTTGGTTCCATAAATTCCCGCAAAAGAAATGA
- a CDS encoding metallophosphoesterase: protein MLQRLFIFLLLLLILPDIYLYLRFIVRLTAKRWLRILYWIPSVLIIAGLLYLVFFANNSFSESHTRDIGRFSVFFFLFAAPKLLLALCTVVGIPFHKWFRMPHTPFICTGLTLAVICIIMILYGSFIGRSRFEVKETTYSSSRLPQAFDGYRIVQLSDIHIGSWTGNASAIERMVELVNAQQPDLIVFTGDLVNHRAVELDEFQEILARLKAKDGVYSILGNHDYGPYFRWKSKQEQDDNLIDLEQRQAAMGWKLLNNSHTFLVQGNDSIALIGVENEGEPPFSQHGDLAGAKAGTEGMFQILLSHNPTHWRREVLPKSDVDLMLAGHTHAMQLQFGDYSPSVYIYPEWSGMYLEGTRGLYVNVGIGYVGLPFRFGAWPEITVLTLRR from the coding sequence ATGTTACAACGCTTATTCATATTCTTGTTATTACTACTGATTCTACCGGATATTTACTTGTATCTGCGGTTTATCGTCCGGCTCACAGCAAAGCGGTGGCTACGTATCCTCTATTGGATACCAAGTGTCCTTATTATTGCAGGACTGTTATATCTAGTGTTTTTCGCCAACAATTCGTTTTCCGAGAGTCATACACGGGATATCGGACGGTTCTCCGTCTTCTTTTTCCTATTTGCGGCTCCTAAACTATTACTGGCTCTCTGCACCGTCGTTGGGATACCTTTCCATAAATGGTTCCGGATGCCACATACTCCGTTTATATGTACTGGATTGACATTAGCCGTCATCTGCATCATTATGATTCTCTACGGTTCTTTCATCGGACGCAGTCGGTTTGAAGTCAAGGAAACCACCTACTCTTCTTCCCGGCTTCCCCAAGCTTTCGACGGATACCGTATTGTGCAACTTTCAGACATACATATCGGCAGTTGGACAGGAAACGCTTCTGCTATCGAAAGAATGGTGGAACTGGTGAATGCCCAACAGCCCGACCTTATCGTTTTCACCGGAGACTTGGTAAACCATCGAGCAGTAGAATTGGATGAGTTTCAGGAAATTCTGGCACGATTGAAAGCCAAGGATGGGGTTTACTCCATATTAGGGAACCACGATTATGGTCCTTATTTCCGTTGGAAAAGCAAACAGGAACAAGATGACAACCTGATTGATTTAGAACAGAGACAGGCTGCTATGGGATGGAAGTTATTGAATAACTCGCATACGTTTCTGGTTCAAGGAAATGACAGCATCGCGCTTATCGGAGTAGAAAACGAAGGCGAACCGCCTTTCTCCCAACATGGTGATCTAGCCGGAGCAAAAGCGGGTACTGAGGGCATGTTCCAAATACTGTTAAGCCACAATCCGACACACTGGAGACGGGAAGTACTTCCCAAATCGGACGTGGATTTAATGCTGGCAGGACATACCCATGCCATGCAACTTCAATTTGGAGACTACTCTCCTTCCGTTTATATCTATCCTGAATGGAGTGGAATGTACCTGGAAGGTACACGCGGTTTGTATGTCAACGTAGGAATCGGTTATGTAGGATTGCCTTTCCGTTTCGGCGCATGGCCGGAAATAACGGTGCTTACCCTACGACGGTAA